Proteins co-encoded in one Syntrophorhabdaceae bacterium genomic window:
- the tsaD gene encoding tRNA (adenosine(37)-N6)-threonylcarbamoyltransferase complex transferase subunit TsaD — protein sequence MLILGIDTSCDDTSLAILDHERRIRADIVSSQVDVHAAFGGVVPEIASRKHVERIDSLFDTVLREAEVSPDALDLIAVTNGPGLIGSVLIGLSFAKGLSLALHKPLIGVNHVEAHAMSVFLERKIEFPFIALVVSGGHTVILLVEEACSFKVLGTTRDDAAGEAFDKIAKYLGLGYPGGKIIETYARQGRADYVSFPRPMIDDDTYDFSFSGLKTAFITYTKKNSVDQSNLAHVLASFQQAAFDVLAHKTLKAASDNGVKRIVVGGGVAANGALREIFARMGVKGGIETFFSSPRFCTDNGAMIASLGYSYFQKGIISSLDIKGYSRMSLRKPSC from the coding sequence ATGCTCATTCTCGGTATTGACACCTCCTGCGACGACACCTCGCTGGCAATCCTTGATCACGAAAGACGCATAAGGGCCGACATCGTATCAAGTCAGGTTGATGTCCACGCCGCGTTCGGAGGGGTTGTGCCCGAGATAGCCTCGCGTAAGCATGTGGAACGTATCGATTCCCTCTTCGATACGGTGCTTAGAGAGGCGGAAGTTAGCCCTGACGCCCTTGATCTCATCGCCGTGACCAACGGCCCGGGGCTTATCGGATCGGTGCTCATCGGGCTTTCTTTTGCCAAAGGGCTCTCGCTTGCCCTTCACAAGCCGCTCATCGGCGTCAACCACGTCGAAGCCCATGCCATGAGTGTGTTTCTCGAAAGAAAGATCGAGTTTCCCTTCATCGCACTTGTTGTATCGGGCGGGCATACGGTCATCCTCCTCGTGGAGGAGGCGTGCAGCTTCAAGGTGCTCGGTACCACGCGAGATGATGCGGCCGGGGAAGCGTTCGATAAAATAGCCAAGTATCTGGGGCTCGGCTATCCCGGTGGCAAGATCATAGAGACATATGCCCGACAGGGTCGAGCGGATTACGTCTCATTTCCGAGACCCATGATTGATGATGATACCTACGATTTCAGTTTCAGCGGACTCAAGACGGCCTTTATTACTTACACGAAAAAGAACAGTGTGGACCAGTCCAATCTGGCCCATGTGCTGGCGTCATTCCAGCAGGCGGCCTTTGACGTGCTTGCTCACAAGACTTTGAAAGCGGCTTCCGATAACGGCGTAAAACGGATCGTGGTCGGCGGCGGTGTTGCGGCGAACGGTGCCTTACGGGAAATATTCGCCCGGATGGGCGTGAAAGGCGGCATCGAGACGTTCTTTTCCTCTCCCCGGTTTTGCACGGACAACGGCGCTATGATAGCGAGCCTCGGTTACTCCTATTTTCAAAAAGGGATCATCTCTTCCCTTGATATCAAAGGATACTCGAGGATGAGCTTACGAAAACCTTCATGCTGA